The genomic DNA AGCCCTCTGCGCGAGCCTCGCGCGGAGAGCTCCGCGACCGACTTGTGGCAGCGCAAGAAGCCCAGCAGCTTCTTGGCGCCGTTGAGGCTGCTGACAGCGATTACGTCGCAGCAAACGCTGTCGCTCAAGAGGCGAGCCGCGCAGTTGGTGAGCTCTTGCAGCGACGCCTACTCGGGGCGGCCGGAGAGCTCGCTGAGAGGCTGAGCGAAAACGAGCCCTGTCCGGTCTGTGGCTCGCTCGTGCACCCCGACCCGGCGCACACGACCGCCGGCGACACCGTGACCGACGACATGGTGACGGCAGCTGAAGAACGACGCACAGAGGCGCACCAGGCTGAGCAGCGTGCCGCCGACATTGCGAAATCTGCTCGTGACGCACACGCCCGAGCGTCTGCGCGCGCGGGTGGTGTGGGCGTCGACGACCTTGCAGTCTCTCTTCAAACGGCCGAGGCCGAACTTATGCGTGTCGAAGAAGCGGTGGCAGCACTTGAGCGTGCGCACAATGAGCGTGAGAGTGCCGAGGTTGAGGGTTCGAAAGCCAGTATCGAACTCGTCGAGCTGCGGGAGGAACGAGTCAACGTTGAGACCGATATCGCTCGTGCGGCTGATCGCCTGGCCACTGCCGCAGCGACTGTCGAGTCTGCGCGAGCGCACTACGAAACTGTTGCTGAACGCCTCGATGCGCTCGTGCTGCGCCGACAACGCGCGAGAGACATTGCGGAGACGACGGCTTTTCTGGCCGAGCAAGAGCGCGCGGCTGGTGGTGCCGTCAGTGAACGCGATGGCGCTCTCGCTGAAGCAGGCTTCGTCTCGGAAGACGCCGCGAGCGCTGCGCTTCGGCCCCGGGCGGAACGTGAACGGCTAGCCGCAACGATTGCTGAGTACGACTCCGTACTGCGCCGCGAAACGGAACGCGTTGTCGAGCTCGACGAGGTTCTCGCCACAGCCGCAGACTTCACTATCGACGTGCCAGCTGCCGAAGCGGCGGAGGCTGCCGCAATCACGCTGTGGACAACGGCTGTTGCCGAGGCCGCAACCGCCACTGAGGTATCGGGTCGGATGAGTACGCTCGCGGCCCGCGCCGTTGCCCTGCACGCTGAGCGCGCCGAGGCAGAAGCTGCGCATGCGGTGATTTCCCGCCTCGCGAACACTGTCGCAGGCCGTGCACCCAACGCGCTCCGGATGACGCTTGAGGCCTTCGTCCTTGCCGCTCAACTCGAAGACATCGTGATCGCCGCGAATCTGCGCTTGCAGACGATGTCATCGGGCCGCTATCGATTGCAGCACACCGATGCTCTCGCGCGTCGGAACGCCGCCTCGGGACTCGGCCTCGAAGTTCTCGATGCGCACACCGGTCAGGCTCGACCGCCGCAGTCGCTGTCGGGCGGTGAAACATTTCTGGCGTCACTGGCGCTCGCGCTCGGCCTCGCCGAAGTGGTTACCGCACAAGCGGGAGGCATCCGTCTTGACACGCTCTTCATCGATGAGGGATTCGGTTCGCTTGATGCGGAGACGCTCGAGACAGCGATGCGAACCCTCGATGAACTGCGAGCCGGAGGACGAACCGTCGGCGTCATCAGCCATGTCGAGGCGATGAAGGAGCAGCTTCCCGCGCAGATCATAGTCACCGCGAGCGCGCAAGGGCCAAGCATGATCAGGCACGCAAGTCATTCCCGGTCGTAGGGTAGGACAGTGAATAAAGGCACTGTGTGGACCATCGTCGGAGTTATCGCCGCAATCGCTATCGCTTGGCTTCTCGTCAACATTCTGTTTTCGGTGTTGGCGATTATCTTCAAGCTCCTCGTTGTAGCGGTCGTTGCGGTGATCGTGTTCTTCTTCTTGCGTGCGGCGTTCGCTCGCGGCGACTCGCGCTCCTAGACACATGGCAAAAAGGACGGATGCCGCGCACCCCGCGACCCAGAACATTCAGCTGACTGACCCGCAAAAATGGCGTGCGTTTGCGGTGTGCGTGACCGTTGCCGCCATCACGATCCTTGACCTTTCCAAGGTCAACGTCGCTCTACCTTCTATCGAGTCTGCACTTGGTGCGGGATCGACAGAGCTGCAGCTGATCGTTTCTGGTTATGTCCTCACGTTCGGACTCTTTCTCGTTCCGATGGGGCGAATCGGCGATCAGCGATCACGGCGCGGCCTTTTCATCATCGGGCTCTCGGTCTTTACTCTCGCCAGTGTGGCGTGTGCTGTCGCACCCGATACGACGACTCTGCTGGTTGCTCGGCTTATCCAG from Microbacterium endophyticum includes the following:
- a CDS encoding AAA family ATPase, producing the protein MKLHRLELVGFGPFLSQQEVDFDAFEDDGIFLITGRTGAGKSSILDGVCFALYGGVPRYENGDKRVRSDHCAPEDPTRATLELTVGETRWRVSRMPEFDRPKKRGTGTTRVGAEAQLDELVDGAWIGRAAGPRDVGLALDDILGLTQQQFLQVILLAQGSFSRFLLAKNDERQRLLRTLFGTKSYEDYERILEQHRKDAELLLTRGGERLEDLLNDVESVIAERQLLPIVEASEALSAERRVEKATQAAVEAEKRAAARADEVKTAERERDAASRHREIHTTLRDAQDKRVRAERILADLGGRSSATELARTELGDALRAEPLRSLLTQARDAEERVVLASAAARTAADAWAHAGEHPVDERAAREIIDALTGDIALAQEARAAEEQIRATLTEQDALQSQHTAVAAAEAKAIVRRDAAAQRVTQATAMAGELVKVAALEPSARASRGELRDRLVAAQEAQQLLGAVEAADSDYVAANAVAQEASRAVGELLQRRLLGAAGELAERLSENEPCPVCGSLVHPDPAHTTAGDTVTDDMVTAAEERRTEAHQAEQRAADIAKSARDAHARASARAGGVGVDDLAVSLQTAEAELMRVEEAVAALERAHNERESAEVEGSKASIELVELREERVNVETDIARAADRLATAAATVESARAHYETVAERLDALVLRRQRARDIAETTAFLAEQERAAGGAVSERDGALAEAGFVSEDAASAALRPRAERERLAATIAEYDSVLRRETERVVELDEVLATAADFTIDVPAAEAAEAAAITLWTTAVAEAATATEVSGRMSTLAARAVALHAERAEAEAAHAVISRLANTVAGRAPNALRMTLEAFVLAAQLEDIVIAANLRLQTMSSGRYRLQHTDALARRNAASGLGLEVLDAHTGQARPPQSLSGGETFLASLALALGLAEVVTAQAGGIRLDTLFIDEGFGSLDAETLETAMRTLDELRAGGRTVGVISHVEAMKEQLPAQIIVTASAQGPSMIRHASHSRS